One Mycobacteroides salmoniphilum DNA segment encodes these proteins:
- the ruvB gene encoding Holliday junction branch migration DNA helicase RuvB: MSGALTVGENDIDAGLRPKSLREFIGQPRVREQLELVLSGAKNRGSTPDHILLSGPPGLGKTSLAMIIATELGSSLRVTSGPALERAGDLAAMLSNLVEHDVLFIDEIHRIARPAEEMLYLAMEDFRVDIVVGKGPGATSIPLEVAPFTLVGATTRSGSLTGPLRDRFGFTAHMDFYEPDELELVLARSAGILGIELGAAAGAEIARRSRGTPRIANRLLRRVRDYAEVRADGVITVDVAKSALAVYDVDELGLDRLDRAVLTALTRSFGGGPVGLSTLAVAVAEESTTVEEVCEPFLVRAGMLARTPRGRVATSLAWTHLGLTPPPQVLGQGGLFD, from the coding sequence TTGTCCGGCGCACTCACTGTTGGCGAAAACGACATCGACGCCGGGCTGAGACCCAAGTCGCTGCGGGAGTTCATCGGCCAGCCACGGGTGCGTGAGCAGCTGGAGCTCGTGTTGTCCGGTGCGAAGAATCGCGGCAGCACTCCGGATCACATCCTGTTGTCCGGACCACCCGGGCTCGGCAAGACATCCCTGGCGATGATCATCGCCACCGAGTTGGGCTCCTCGCTGCGGGTGACCTCGGGTCCGGCCCTGGAACGAGCGGGTGACCTGGCGGCGATGCTGAGCAACCTCGTCGAACACGACGTGCTCTTCATCGACGAGATTCATCGCATCGCCCGGCCCGCCGAGGAAATGCTGTATCTGGCGATGGAGGACTTTCGCGTCGACATCGTCGTCGGCAAAGGGCCCGGCGCCACCTCGATCCCCCTGGAAGTGGCGCCGTTCACGCTGGTCGGCGCGACCACCCGATCGGGGTCGCTGACCGGGCCGCTGCGTGACCGGTTCGGGTTCACCGCCCACATGGACTTCTACGAGCCCGACGAGCTCGAGCTCGTACTGGCCCGATCGGCGGGAATCCTTGGTATCGAGCTGGGAGCCGCCGCGGGTGCGGAGATTGCCCGACGCTCGCGCGGCACCCCGCGCATCGCCAACCGATTGTTGCGCCGGGTCCGTGACTACGCGGAAGTACGTGCGGACGGCGTGATCACGGTGGACGTCGCCAAGTCCGCCCTGGCCGTCTATGACGTCGATGAGCTGGGGCTGGATCGCCTGGACCGGGCGGTGCTCACGGCGCTGACACGCAGTTTCGGCGGTGGCCCGGTGGGCCTGTCGACGCTGGCGGTGGCGGTCGCGGAGGAGTCGACCACGGTGGAAGAGGTATGCGAGCCGTTCCTGGTACGTGCCGGGATGCTGGCCCGTACGCCGCGCGGACGCGTGGCGACATCGCTGGCGTGGACGCATCTGGGTCTTACCCCGCCGCCGCAGGTGCTGGGGCAGGGCGGCCTGTTCGATTGA
- the ruvA gene encoding Holliday junction branch migration protein RuvA: MIASVNGEVIDIALDHVVIEAAGVGYRVNATPATLSTLRRGTQVRLITAMIVREDSMTLYGFTDTDARDLFLTLLGVSGVGPKIAMATLAVYDAPTLRQALADGDVNALTRVPGIGKRGAERLVLELREKVAAVAGAQGGTTELGRGTASLVRTQVVEALIGLGFAAKQAEQTTDTVLAQDNSDGDTSTVLRSALTLLGKTR; encoded by the coding sequence ATGATTGCTTCGGTCAATGGCGAGGTCATCGACATCGCGCTCGATCATGTGGTGATTGAGGCCGCCGGGGTCGGATATCGCGTCAATGCCACCCCGGCCACGCTGTCGACGCTGCGGCGCGGCACGCAGGTGCGGCTGATCACCGCGATGATCGTCCGCGAAGATTCGATGACGTTGTACGGCTTCACCGACACCGACGCCCGTGATCTGTTCCTGACGCTGCTCGGTGTCTCCGGTGTGGGGCCCAAGATCGCGATGGCCACGCTCGCGGTCTACGACGCGCCGACCTTGCGGCAGGCGCTGGCCGATGGCGATGTCAACGCGCTGACTCGGGTTCCCGGGATCGGTAAGCGTGGTGCCGAGCGCTTGGTGCTCGAACTGCGCGAGAAGGTGGCGGCAGTCGCAGGGGCGCAGGGTGGAACCACCGAGCTGGGCCGCGGCACCGCGTCGCTGGTGCGCACACAGGTGGTCGAGGCACTCATCGGCCTCGGGTTCGCCGCGAAGCAAGCCGAACAGACCACCGATACCGTGCTGGCTCAAGATAATTCCGACGGAGATACCTCGACCGTGCTGCGGTCGGCGCTGACGCTACTGGGCAAGACGCGATGA
- the ruvC gene encoding crossover junction endodeoxyribonuclease RuvC: MRVMGVDPGLTRCGLSMVEASSGRKVVALDVDVVRTPANQPLPQRLLAISEVVEHWMDTHRPDVVAIERVFAQQNVSTVMGTAQAGGVIALSAAKRGIAVYFHTPSEVKAAVTGNGRADKSQVTAMVTRILNLQTAPKPADAADALALAICHCWRAPMLARMAKAEAAAEKQRKAFAARMKAVTR, translated from the coding sequence GTGCGAGTAATGGGAGTCGACCCGGGGCTTACCCGGTGCGGCCTGTCCATGGTCGAGGCATCCTCGGGCCGCAAGGTGGTGGCCCTGGATGTCGATGTGGTGCGCACTCCTGCCAACCAGCCTCTGCCGCAACGACTTTTGGCGATCAGTGAGGTTGTCGAACACTGGATGGACACCCATCGTCCCGATGTGGTCGCCATAGAGCGCGTCTTCGCTCAGCAGAATGTGTCCACCGTGATGGGTACCGCCCAGGCCGGCGGAGTGATCGCACTCTCGGCGGCGAAACGGGGGATCGCGGTCTATTTCCACACCCCGTCCGAGGTCAAGGCGGCCGTGACCGGCAACGGTCGGGCAGATAAATCCCAAGTGACCGCAATGGTCACCCGCATCTTGAACCTGCAGACGGCGCCGAAGCCGGCGGACGCCGCCGACGCCTTGGCCCTGGCAATCTGTCACTGCTGGCGTGCGCCCATGCTGGCGAGAATGGCGAAGGCGGAAGCCGCGGCGGAGAAACAGCGGAAGGCCTTTGCGGCCCGGATGAAGGCGGTAACTCGATGA
- a CDS encoding TetR/AcrR family transcriptional regulator, whose protein sequence is MSTEPRRSDATRAAILEAAQEHFASVGYEKATIRAIAATAGIDPSLVMRYYGNKGKLFAAAADFDIHLPENLAEIPRAELGATLVEHFLAKWEADDTMVALLRAAVSHETARARMAEIFSSQMVPAIEALTADRAMERAALIGTQMIGLAMCRYVIRLGNVPEMTHEQIIDLIAPTIQAYLDCDCDCDAT, encoded by the coding sequence ATGTCCACCGAACCTCGGCGATCGGACGCCACCCGTGCGGCCATCCTCGAGGCTGCCCAGGAACACTTCGCCAGTGTCGGGTATGAGAAGGCGACCATACGGGCCATCGCGGCGACCGCGGGCATCGATCCGTCACTGGTGATGCGGTACTACGGCAACAAGGGCAAGCTGTTCGCGGCCGCCGCCGACTTCGACATTCACCTACCCGAGAATCTTGCCGAGATCCCACGCGCCGAACTCGGGGCCACCCTTGTCGAACACTTCCTCGCCAAGTGGGAGGCCGACGACACCATGGTCGCCCTATTGCGCGCGGCGGTTTCGCACGAGACGGCCCGCGCCCGCATGGCCGAGATCTTCAGCAGTCAAATGGTCCCTGCCATCGAGGCGTTGACGGCGGATCGCGCCATGGAACGCGCGGCACTCATCGGTACGCAGATGATCGGCCTCGCCATGTGCCGATACGTGATCCGCCTCGGGAACGTGCCCGAGATGACGCACGAACAGATCATCGACTTGATCGCACCGACGATCCAGGCCTACCTGGACTGCGATTGTGACTGCGACGCGACGTAG
- a CDS encoding phosphatase PAP2 family protein, with amino-acid sequence MSVGKLPSEKMIQWWPPLGVIAMLALGFSVGKGSTPLDAWFFDGTQLVLGVQPRWLLFFTDWVFLVPVLAVCVGFELHRRRWRVAAVVLACPFVANWTTQGTKMLVGREKGGYLAYPSGHTTFVVAVMGMLVLVAGGALWAYIVAAIVSTLGLLGQVACGYHYLTDTIGAVLVTTAVVTLGVWAAGVQEQAPVAVE; translated from the coding sequence GTGTCTGTCGGAAAACTGCCCAGCGAAAAGATGATTCAGTGGTGGCCGCCCCTCGGCGTCATCGCGATGCTGGCACTCGGGTTCTCCGTCGGCAAGGGTTCAACACCGTTGGACGCCTGGTTCTTCGACGGGACGCAGCTCGTGTTGGGGGTGCAGCCACGCTGGCTGCTGTTCTTCACCGACTGGGTATTTCTCGTTCCGGTGCTCGCGGTGTGCGTCGGGTTCGAGCTGCATCGGCGGCGTTGGCGAGTCGCAGCGGTGGTTCTGGCCTGCCCGTTCGTGGCGAATTGGACTACCCAGGGCACCAAGATGCTCGTCGGTCGCGAGAAGGGCGGCTATCTCGCCTACCCCAGCGGCCACACCACCTTCGTGGTGGCCGTGATGGGGATGCTGGTGCTGGTCGCCGGTGGAGCCCTATGGGCGTACATCGTGGCCGCGATCGTCAGCACGCTCGGGCTGCTGGGCCAAGTCGCCTGTGGGTATCACTACCTCACCGACACCATCGGTGCCGTGCTGGTCACCACCGCGGTGGTGACGTTGGGGGTGTGGGCCGCCGGAGTTCAGGAACAGGCACCCGTAGCCGTCGAGTAG
- a CDS encoding YebC/PmpR family DNA-binding transcriptional regulator — MSGHSKWATTKHQKAVKDARRGKEFAKLIKNIEVAARTGGGDPAGNPTLYDAIQKAKKTSVPNDNIERARKRGAGEEAGGADWQTIMYEGYGPNGVAVLVECLTDNRNRAAGEVRVAMTRNGGNMADPGSVSYLFSRKGMVTLEKGNLSEDDVLTAVLEAGAEEVNDLGESFEVVSEPTDLVAVRQALQDAGIDYDSAEASFQPSVTVPADVDTARKVFKLVDALEDSDDVQNVYTNVDLSDEVLAELSED; from the coding sequence ATGAGCGGCCATTCCAAGTGGGCCACCACCAAGCATCAGAAGGCCGTGAAAGATGCGCGCCGTGGCAAAGAGTTCGCCAAGCTGATCAAAAACATCGAAGTCGCCGCACGTACCGGTGGCGGGGATCCGGCCGGCAACCCAACGCTCTACGACGCCATCCAGAAGGCCAAGAAGACGTCGGTGCCCAACGACAACATCGAGCGGGCCCGCAAGCGCGGCGCCGGCGAAGAGGCCGGCGGTGCCGACTGGCAGACCATCATGTACGAGGGCTATGGCCCCAATGGTGTTGCCGTGCTTGTTGAATGCTTGACCGATAATCGTAACCGCGCCGCCGGCGAGGTCCGCGTCGCGATGACCCGCAACGGTGGCAATATGGCCGACCCGGGTTCGGTGTCCTACCTGTTCTCCCGCAAGGGCATGGTCACCCTCGAGAAGGGCAACCTGTCGGAGGACGACGTGCTGACGGCCGTGCTGGAGGCAGGTGCCGAGGAGGTCAACGACCTCGGCGAGAGCTTCGAAGTCGTCTCCGAGCCCACCGACCTGGTGGCCGTGCGTCAGGCGCTGCAGGATGCCGGCATCGACTACGACTCGGCAGAAGCGAGCTTCCAGCCATCGGTGACTGTTCCGGCCGACGTCGACACGGCCCGCAAGGTGTTCAAGCTCGTCGACGCGCTGGAGGACAGTGACGACGTGCAGAACGTCTACACCAATGTGGACTTATCCGATGAGGTGCTGGCCGAGCTCTCCGAGGACTGA
- the pdxT gene encoding pyridoxal 5'-phosphate synthase glutaminase subunit PdxT, which produces MSPLVGVLALQGDVREHVAALKDSGVDALGVRRPEELSKVDGLVLPGGESTTMSNLLRVFELLDPLSERLRDGLPVYGSCAGMILLASEILDTRPDAVALGAIDMTVRRNAFGRQVDSFEGDLDFAGLDGALHAVFIRAPWVERVGAEVEVLAIAQGHPVAVRQGSALATSFHPEVTGDRRVHRLFVDMVRAS; this is translated from the coding sequence GTGAGCCCGCTGGTAGGCGTGCTGGCATTGCAGGGCGATGTCAGGGAACATGTTGCCGCTCTGAAAGATTCTGGTGTCGACGCACTCGGGGTGCGTCGTCCCGAGGAACTCTCGAAGGTGGACGGGTTGGTTCTCCCCGGCGGCGAGTCGACCACGATGAGCAACTTGCTGCGCGTGTTCGAGCTGCTCGATCCGCTCTCCGAACGCCTGCGGGACGGGCTGCCGGTCTATGGCTCGTGCGCCGGCATGATCCTGCTCGCCAGCGAGATACTGGACACCCGTCCGGATGCGGTGGCGCTCGGTGCCATCGATATGACGGTGCGGCGCAATGCTTTTGGGCGCCAGGTGGACTCATTTGAGGGTGATCTGGATTTCGCCGGGCTTGACGGTGCACTGCATGCGGTGTTCATCAGGGCGCCGTGGGTGGAACGGGTGGGCGCCGAAGTCGAGGTGCTGGCGATTGCGCAGGGGCATCCGGTCGCGGTGCGGCAGGGGAGTGCGTTGGCGACGTCGTTTCACCCCGAAGTCACCGGGGACCGGCGGGTGCATCGGCTGTTCGTCGACATGGTGCGCGCTTCCTGA
- a CDS encoding acyl-CoA thioesterase — protein sequence MADIEEILTLEQLEKDIFRGNVTPSSLRRTFGGQVAGQSLVSAVRTVEPHYLVHSLHGYFLRPGNPNEPTVFLVDRVRDGRSFATRRVTAIQGGQAIFTMSASFQTLDTGIEHQDLMPPVPAPEDLPDVQDAEESFSHDLFRQFAEWDIRIVPDELMDRNPRLAAQQRVWFRCRKHLPDDPVLHICALAYMSDLTLLSSSKVPHRDAVLQTASLDHALWFLRPFRADEWLLYDETSPSAGYGRALTQGRIFDREGRMVAAVVQEGLTRYERNPDEASIAKGNMA from the coding sequence ATGGCCGATATCGAAGAGATCCTGACGCTCGAGCAGCTCGAAAAGGACATCTTCCGAGGCAACGTAACTCCCAGCAGCCTGCGTCGTACTTTCGGTGGGCAGGTCGCTGGGCAGTCGTTGGTTTCGGCGGTTCGCACGGTGGAGCCGCACTACCTTGTCCACTCCCTGCACGGGTACTTCCTGCGACCCGGAAATCCCAACGAGCCCACGGTGTTTCTCGTCGACCGGGTGCGTGACGGCCGCTCGTTCGCGACCCGGCGCGTTACCGCGATCCAGGGCGGGCAGGCGATCTTCACCATGTCGGCCTCATTCCAGACTCTGGACACCGGCATCGAACATCAGGACCTGATGCCACCGGTGCCCGCACCCGAAGACCTGCCGGATGTGCAAGATGCCGAGGAGTCGTTCAGCCACGATCTGTTCCGCCAGTTCGCCGAATGGGACATCCGGATCGTGCCCGACGAGCTGATGGACCGGAATCCTCGGCTGGCCGCGCAGCAGCGGGTGTGGTTCCGCTGCCGCAAGCACCTTCCCGACGACCCGGTGCTGCACATCTGTGCGCTGGCGTACATGAGCGACCTGACGCTGTTGAGTTCTTCCAAGGTGCCGCACCGGGACGCGGTGCTGCAGACCGCGTCCCTGGATCACGCGTTGTGGTTCCTGCGGCCGTTCCGCGCCGATGAATGGCTGCTCTACGACGAGACATCGCCGTCGGCCGGATACGGGCGTGCCCTGACTCAGGGCCGGATCTTCGACCGCGAAGGCCGGATGGTCGCGGCGGTGGTGCAAGAAGGTCTTACCCGGTACGAGCGCAACCCGGACGAGGCGTCGATCGCCAAGGGGAACATGGCGTGA
- the pdxS gene encoding pyridoxal 5'-phosphate synthase lyase subunit PdxS codes for MTSTTNGTSPETGTGTARVKRGMAEMLKGGVIMDVVTPDQAKIAEDAGAVAVMALERVPADIRAQGGVSRMSDPDMIDGIISAVSIPVMAKARIGHFVEAQILQSLGVDYIDESEVLTPADYTNHIDKWKFTVPFVCGATNLGEALRRLTEGAAMIRSKGEAGTGDVSNATTHMRKIGGEIRRLTSLSEDELYVAAKELQAPYELVVEVARAGKLPVTLFTAGGIATPADAAMMMQLGAEGVFVGSGIFKSGNPEQRAAAIVKATTFYDDPDVLAKVSRGLGEAMVGINVEDIAQPHRLAERGW; via the coding sequence TTGACTAGCACGACCAATGGAACGTCCCCCGAGACCGGAACCGGCACCGCTCGCGTCAAGCGCGGTATGGCCGAGATGCTCAAGGGCGGCGTCATCATGGACGTTGTCACCCCCGATCAGGCGAAGATCGCCGAAGACGCCGGCGCCGTCGCCGTCATGGCACTGGAGCGCGTCCCGGCCGACATCCGCGCCCAGGGTGGCGTGTCCCGCATGAGTGATCCGGACATGATCGACGGCATCATCAGCGCCGTCAGCATTCCCGTCATGGCCAAGGCTCGTATCGGGCATTTCGTCGAGGCGCAGATCCTGCAGAGCCTCGGTGTGGACTACATCGACGAGTCAGAGGTGCTGACCCCGGCCGACTACACCAACCACATCGACAAGTGGAAGTTCACCGTGCCGTTCGTGTGCGGTGCCACCAACCTGGGCGAGGCGCTGCGCCGCCTCACCGAGGGCGCGGCGATGATCCGCTCCAAGGGTGAGGCCGGTACCGGCGACGTATCCAACGCGACCACGCACATGCGCAAGATCGGTGGCGAGATCCGTCGGCTCACCTCGCTGTCCGAGGACGAGTTGTATGTCGCCGCAAAGGAACTGCAGGCGCCCTATGAGCTCGTGGTCGAGGTCGCTCGAGCCGGCAAGCTCCCGGTTACGCTGTTCACCGCTGGCGGTATCGCCACGCCGGCCGACGCCGCGATGATGATGCAGCTGGGTGCCGAAGGTGTGTTTGTCGGCTCTGGAATCTTCAAGTCCGGCAACCCGGAGCAGCGGGCGGCGGCGATCGTGAAGGCCACCACCTTCTACGACGACCCGGATGTGCTCGCCAAGGTGTCGCGCGGTCTGGGTGAGGCAATGGTCGGCATCAACGTGGAGGACATCGCGCAGCCGCATCGGCTCGCCGAGCGCGGCTGGTAA
- a CDS encoding NUDIX hydrolase, producing MTFSALTVVVIVILGALVALGLLWAYLVANRLDRLHVRSDLSWQSLDAALARRAVVARAVGDVLKDGQLIKLAAKAERADRDRREYAENQLASALSTVDSERLRPALVAELADAETRVLIARRFHNDAVRDTLALRVRRPVRWLRLGGTAPMPTYFEIIDRQGAGTEDPALPNFRTSARIILLDEDGRVLLLRGFDPAAPSPAVHWWFTVGGQTLPGEKLSDGAVRELVEETGLSVPSGRLVGPLWRRVAVFDFNGTTIRSEELFFVHRTKRFEPATDGRTNLEQRYITGHRWCDAEEIAALTASGEQVFPNQLGELLGEAAAAADAVATGGRREPILIG from the coding sequence GTGACGTTCTCGGCGTTGACCGTCGTCGTCATCGTCATTCTCGGCGCACTGGTCGCACTGGGCCTGCTGTGGGCCTACTTGGTGGCTAACCGACTGGACCGGCTGCATGTGCGTAGCGACCTGTCCTGGCAGTCCCTCGACGCCGCGCTGGCGCGCCGCGCCGTCGTCGCACGGGCGGTGGGGGATGTGCTCAAGGACGGTCAACTGATCAAACTCGCCGCGAAAGCCGAGCGTGCCGATCGTGACCGCCGTGAGTACGCGGAGAACCAGCTGGCCTCGGCGTTGTCCACTGTCGACTCCGAGCGGTTGCGCCCCGCGCTGGTGGCCGAGCTCGCTGATGCGGAGACGCGGGTACTGATCGCGCGGCGCTTTCACAACGACGCCGTGCGCGACACCCTGGCCCTCCGGGTGCGTCGTCCGGTGCGTTGGCTGCGGCTGGGCGGAACCGCGCCGATGCCAACGTATTTCGAAATCATCGACCGCCAGGGTGCGGGCACCGAGGATCCGGCACTGCCCAACTTCCGCACCTCGGCACGGATCATCCTGCTGGACGAGGATGGCCGGGTGCTGCTGCTGCGCGGCTTCGATCCCGCGGCGCCGAGCCCGGCGGTGCACTGGTGGTTCACCGTTGGCGGCCAGACCTTGCCGGGGGAGAAGCTGTCCGACGGAGCGGTCCGAGAGCTGGTCGAGGAGACCGGGTTGTCGGTTCCCTCCGGGCGCCTCGTGGGCCCGCTATGGCGCCGGGTCGCCGTCTTCGACTTCAACGGCACCACCATCCGCTCCGAGGAATTGTTCTTCGTGCACCGCACCAAGAGGTTCGAACCCGCGACGGACGGCCGTACCAATTTGGAGCAGCGCTATATCACCGGCCACCGCTGGTGCGATGCCGAAGAGATCGCCGCACTCACGGCCTCGGGGGAGCAGGTGTTCCCGAATCAGCTGGGAGAGCTGCTCGGGGAGGCCGCCGCTGCGGCGGATGCGGTGGCCACCGGCGGGCGCCGCGAACCGATCCTTATCGGGTGA
- a CDS encoding glycosyltransferase family 4 protein, giving the protein MRIGMVCPYSFDVPGGVQSHVVQLAEVMRDRGHHVSLLAPSSSDLELPEFVVSGGKAVPIPYNGSVARLRFGPATYAKTRRWLVDGDFDVLHLHEPNAPSLSMLALMVAEGPIVATFHTSTTKSLTLSVFQAVLRPWHEKIVGRIAVSELARRWQMEALGSDAVEIPNGVDVRSFSGAPMLEGYPRAGKTVLFLGRYDESRKGMDVLMGALPKIAASFSDVEILIVGRGDEAELRTQAGPLAKHLRFLGQVDDATKASAMHSADVYCAPNIGGESFGIVLVEAMAAGTAVVASSLDAFRRVLLDGKAGRLTPTGDSDALAAAIIDVLGDDEGRAELVAAGTDAVQRYDWSVVAQQIMLVYETVTASGARVKVDSW; this is encoded by the coding sequence ATGCGCATCGGGATGGTCTGCCCGTACTCCTTTGATGTTCCGGGCGGCGTCCAGTCCCATGTGGTGCAGTTGGCCGAGGTCATGAGGGATCGCGGCCACCACGTCAGTCTGCTCGCACCGTCCTCATCGGACCTGGAGCTGCCGGAATTCGTGGTCTCCGGCGGCAAGGCAGTTCCGATTCCGTACAACGGCTCGGTGGCGCGGCTGCGATTCGGTCCGGCCACCTACGCCAAGACCAGGCGCTGGCTGGTCGACGGCGACTTCGATGTGTTGCATCTGCATGAGCCGAACGCCCCGAGCCTGTCCATGTTGGCGCTCATGGTGGCCGAGGGTCCGATCGTCGCCACCTTTCACACCTCCACCACGAAGTCGTTGACGCTGAGCGTCTTCCAGGCGGTGCTGCGCCCTTGGCATGAGAAGATCGTCGGCCGGATCGCCGTCTCCGAGCTGGCCCGGCGCTGGCAGATGGAGGCGCTTGGATCTGATGCAGTCGAGATCCCGAACGGTGTCGACGTCCGATCCTTTTCCGGCGCACCCATGCTGGAGGGCTACCCGCGAGCGGGTAAGACGGTGCTGTTCCTGGGCCGCTACGACGAGTCGCGCAAGGGTATGGACGTATTGATGGGCGCCTTACCGAAGATCGCGGCCAGCTTTTCCGATGTGGAGATCCTGATCGTCGGCCGTGGAGACGAGGCCGAATTGCGCACGCAGGCAGGACCGTTGGCCAAGCATCTGCGGTTCCTCGGTCAGGTGGACGATGCCACCAAGGCCTCGGCGATGCACAGCGCCGACGTCTACTGCGCGCCCAACATCGGCGGTGAGAGCTTCGGCATCGTGTTGGTGGAGGCGATGGCGGCCGGGACCGCGGTGGTCGCGAGCTCGCTGGACGCCTTCCGGCGCGTGCTCCTGGATGGGAAGGCGGGCCGGTTGACGCCCACCGGTGACTCGGATGCCTTGGCGGCGGCCATCATCGACGTACTCGGCGACGATGAGGGCCGGGCAGAGCTGGTCGCGGCGGGTACCGACGCGGTCCAGCGATACGACTGGTCGGTGGTCGCACAGCAGATCATGCTGGTCTACGAGACCGTGACCGCCTCTGGTGCCCGGGTGAAGGTCGACAGTTGGTGA
- a CDS encoding phosphatidylinositol mannoside acyltransferase — MSVWGERAADWGYAAGWNVTQVTPDLLARAIFDVGAMVGARNGGPEQLRKNLARVLGVHPREVPDRLMIDSMRSYARYWREAFRLPSQNMERLAGRLDSCAFGRRNIDASQEQGKGTVIALPHSGNWDMAGVWLAQTYGTFTTVAERLKPESLYRRFLDYRETLGFEVLASSGDSTGPYETLAARLRENRVVCLMADRDLSRSGVPVDFFGSEARMPAGPARLAIDTGARLLPAHCWFEPHGQWGVRIQEPIDTSAGDVAVATQALANEFAANIAERPADWHMLQPLWLEDLSEERRTRLRTPPVQSAQAQETTRETETDDRAVPRETETDDRAAPWETDPVGGQA; from the coding sequence ATGAGTGTGTGGGGCGAACGCGCGGCCGATTGGGGCTATGCCGCCGGCTGGAACGTGACGCAGGTGACACCGGATCTACTCGCCCGAGCCATATTCGACGTCGGTGCCATGGTCGGTGCCCGCAACGGTGGACCCGAGCAACTGCGCAAGAACCTTGCCCGGGTGCTCGGCGTGCATCCCCGCGAGGTGCCCGACCGGCTGATGATCGACTCGATGCGTTCCTACGCCCGGTACTGGCGCGAGGCGTTCCGTCTGCCCTCGCAGAATATGGAGCGTCTTGCCGGCCGCCTGGACAGCTGCGCATTCGGGCGTCGGAACATCGATGCGTCCCAGGAGCAGGGCAAGGGCACAGTGATCGCCCTGCCGCACAGCGGCAACTGGGACATGGCCGGGGTCTGGCTGGCCCAGACCTATGGCACCTTCACCACCGTCGCGGAGCGTCTGAAACCCGAGTCGCTATACCGCCGGTTCCTGGACTACCGGGAAACCCTTGGCTTCGAAGTGCTTGCCTCCAGTGGCGACTCCACCGGGCCCTACGAGACCCTGGCGGCGCGGTTGCGGGAAAACCGTGTCGTCTGCCTGATGGCCGATCGCGACCTGAGCCGCAGCGGTGTACCCGTCGACTTCTTTGGCTCGGAGGCGCGGATGCCCGCTGGGCCTGCCCGCCTGGCGATCGACACCGGAGCGCGCCTGCTGCCGGCGCACTGCTGGTTCGAGCCACATGGTCAATGGGGAGTACGGATCCAGGAGCCCATCGACACCTCGGCAGGCGATGTCGCGGTGGCCACGCAGGCACTTGCCAATGAATTCGCCGCCAACATCGCCGAGCGCCCGGCGGACTGGCATATGTTGCAACCCTTGTGGCTTGAGGATCTGTCCGAAGAACGTCGCACCAGGCTGCGGACGCCGCCGGTCCAGTCGGCCCAGGCGCAGGAGACCACCCGGGAAACGGAAACCGATGATCGGGCAGTCCCCCGGGAGACAGAAACTGATGATCGGGCGGCCCCCTGGGAGACAGATCCCGTGGGCGGGCAGGCGTAA
- the pgsA gene encoding phosphatidylinositol phosphate synthase, which yields MSAILSRETFAKILNPLANAVLRAGFTPDTVTIFGTAATVVAALTLFPTGHLFWGGIVVSLFTMFDMLDGAMARARGGGTRFGAVLDATCDRVADGAIFAGLLWWAAFGWGSTSLVVATLICMITSQVISYVKARAEASGLRADGGLIERPERLIIVLAGATFSGGFAVQWPLHTAMWVLAIASLVTVAQRMHAVRTSPGASDLLPNSDAGQGTAEKNQS from the coding sequence ATGAGCGCCATCCTGTCTCGGGAGACATTCGCGAAGATCCTCAATCCGTTGGCCAACGCGGTGCTGCGTGCGGGATTCACTCCCGACACCGTCACCATCTTCGGGACCGCGGCGACCGTTGTCGCGGCCCTCACCTTGTTCCCTACGGGCCACCTGTTCTGGGGTGGCATCGTGGTCTCGCTGTTCACCATGTTCGACATGCTCGACGGAGCGATGGCACGGGCCCGCGGTGGTGGCACCCGGTTCGGCGCGGTGCTCGACGCGACATGTGACCGCGTGGCCGATGGTGCGATATTCGCCGGACTGCTCTGGTGGGCCGCGTTCGGTTGGGGATCGACATCTTTGGTTGTTGCCACGCTGATCTGCATGATCACCTCACAGGTGATCTCATATGTGAAGGCGCGGGCCGAAGCGTCCGGATTGCGCGCCGACGGCGGGCTGATCGAACGCCCCGAACGGCTCATCATCGTGCTCGCCGGAGCGACTTTCAGCGGCGGTTTCGCAGTGCAGTGGCCGTTGCATACGGCGATGTGGGTACTGGCGATCGCGAGCCTGGTGACGGTGGCCCAACGGATGCATGCGGTGCGCACATCTCCGGGCGCTTCGGATCTGTTGCCCAATTCCGATGCCGGACAGGGCACCGCGGAGAAGAATCAGTCATGA